One Pogoniulus pusillus isolate bPogPus1 chromosome 10, bPogPus1.pri, whole genome shotgun sequence genomic window carries:
- the DCK gene encoding deoxycytidine kinase, with protein MAAPQTRGLQQSRIKKIAVEGNIAAGKSTFVSLLKQADEEWEVVPEPLARWCNVQQNSEEDHEELTESQKSGGNVLRLLYERPERWAFTFQQYACLSRTRAQLAALQGSLGRLRSPVLFFDRSVYSDRYIFASSLYESGCLNAAEWAIYQQWHDWLNKQFGQSLALDGIIYLRATPQKCLNRMYLRGREEEQEIPIEYLEKLHSKHESWLQHRGLRTDVEYLQRIPILTLDVDEDFQGNKDRCDDLIEKVREFLSTL; from the exons ATGGCGGCGCCGCAGACGCgcgggctgcagcagagccggATCAAGAAGATCGCCGTGGAGGGCAATATCG CCGCAGGGAAATCGACCTTTGTGAGTCTTCTCAAGCAAGCTGATGAGGAGTGGGAGGTTGTTCCAGAGCCTTTGGCCAGGTGGTGCAATGTTCAGCAGAACTCTGAAGAGGATCATGAG GAGCTGACCGAGTCGCAGAAGAGCGGCGGCAACGTGCTGCGGCTGCTGTACGAGAGGCCGGAGCGCTGGGCCTTCACCTTCCAGCAGTACGCCTGCCTCAGCAGGACCCGCGCCCAGCTGGCCGCCCTGCAGGGCAGCCTCGGCCGCCTGCGCAGCCCTGTCCTCTTCTTCGACCGCTCCGTCTACAGCGACAG ATACATCTTTGCAAGCAGCCTGTATGAGTCTGGGTGCCTGAATGCAGCCGAGTGGGCCATCTACCAGCAGTGGCACGACTGGCTGAACAAGCAGtttgggcagagcctggcactggaTGGAATCATTTATCTCAGAGCCACTCCCCAG AAATGCTTAAACAGGATGTACCTGcgtggaagagaagaggagcaaGAGATTCCCATTGAGTATTTGGAGAAGCTTCACTCCAAACATGAAAGTTGGCTCCAGCACAGGGGGCTGCG AACAGATGTGGAGTATCTCCAAAGAATACCTATTTTAACACTGGATGTTGATGAAGACTTCCAGGGCAACAAGGACAGGTGTGATGACCTGATTGAGAAG GTCAGAGAATTTTTGAGCACCTTATAA